The Leucothrix mucor DSM 2157 DNA window CGGGCTTTATTGCACCATTGCAGCACGCTAACGGTGAGTTGGTTGAGTTTTTGCTGGTGCCGTATTTTGGGGCGTGTATCCATTCACCACCACCGCCACTTAACCAAACCGTGCTGGTCAAAGCTAAAATTGGAGATGGCATTCGTGGTAGCGGCATTGAAGACCCAATCTGGGTCACCGGGGTATTAACCACCGAGGGTGAAAACACCAAAATCGGCGACGCTGGCTATCGGATTAGCAATGCTAAAATCGAGCCTTACACTGAAGAAGACGACATTTAACAGGCTTATCCTAACAGCCAAAGATTGACTCACTTAGCGTCATTAGTACCCTGCGTCCGCGGTAATTTGCGGATGCGCAGCCATGAGATTTCAAGTTCGATGATCCAGCGTTTTACAGTGTTCATTCGTTCTCTCTCCTAATATGTTGCCAAGCTTAATGCGCGGCAAACCTTTATTACCATTTGGTTATACAATAAATCGCATGGATTTTGTATCAGAATTTTAACCGAATGGTTGATAATTAATGATCAATAGTACAGCGTCGTCATTTTTTAAATGTATAAAACACTACCGTTGAACCGACATTCAACACACTTTTGAGACCGTTATGCCTACTACCACAAACCGTATCCCTGGCGATACTCCATTCAACCGTATCGCAGAATTACGCAGTATTGCTGTGATTGCGCTCCCCATTATTCTCGCCCAGCTTTTACAAATGGGCATGGGGGTTATCGACACGGTAATGGCCGGACGCATCGACGCGTTGAGCATTGCCGCCATTGCGCTGGGCTCATCCTTGTGGTTTTTTGTGGCTTTACTCGGCATTGGTGTCATGTTGGCACTCAGCCCTATTATTGCCCAACATATCGGTGCCAATAATCACCCCTTAATTCGCGAAGAGCTGCGCCAAGGAATTTGGCTGGCACTGACCGTAGGCGTCTTTCAAGTCGCCATCGTGTTGTCGCTGGTTTATGTGATGCCACTGATTGGCGTTGAAGAAGAGATTATTCCTGCGGCTACCGACTACATTCACTGGGTAGCATGGAGCCTGCCATTTAACTGCCTGTATTTAGTGCCGCGCTCATTTAACGAAGCCAATGGCAACACCATGCCGATTTTATGGATTCAGATCATTATTCTGCCCGTGAATATCGTTGGTAACTACCTATTGATGTATGGCAACTTTGGCTTTCCGGAAATGGGCGCTTCAGGTGCCGCACTGTCAACCGGTATCGCCCAATTGCTGGGCTGTGTGATGCTGTACACCTACACCCTGCGCACTTCCAGATATGAAGACTATAATCTTCGCAAGCGCATGACCGGGCCAGACTGGAAACACATTTACCAAACCTTTAAGCTTGGCTTTCCAATCGCGATCTCAATGGGCATGGAAGTGGGTTTATTTACCGCCACAGCTTTATTGATGGGCCGTTTTGGCGTGGAGGCCGCCGCGGGCCACCAGATTGCGCTTAATATTGCCTCGATTGCCTTTATGATTCCACTAGGCGTGTCGATGGCGCTGACGGTGCGCATTGGCCAAGCCACTGGCGCCGGGAATCGCTTAACCGCCCGCAAACGCGGCCAGCTTGGCATTCTATTATGCGGCGCAATTTGTACCGCCTCGGCACTGGTCTTATGGCTATTTGGCAGCATGCTGGCCGGCTTATATACCGATGAAATGGCAGTCGTGAGTATCGCCTCTCAGTTGCTAATATTTGCTGCATTGTTCCAGATTGTCGATGGTTTACAAATCGGTGCGGTGGGTGTGCTGCGCGGATTAAAAGACACCAAAATCCCCATGCTGATTGCGATTTTCTGTTATTGGGTGGTTGGTATGGGTACCGCACTTAACTTTGGCATTGGACAAAATATGGGCCCTGCTGGTTTGTGGATGGGATTGGTCGCAGGCTTAGCCGTCGCCGCCATTGCGATGAATATTCGCTTCCATCTGATCACACGCTCAGCCATCGATACGCCTGCCGTATCAGCCTGAATTAGACCGACTGATTGAGCAATGCTATTCTCAACGATCACTGACCGGAGCCGGACAAGTAATGAATAGAATGACCCCAGCTGTAACCGTACTCATCGCCATTAACGTCGTGATGTTTGGATTAAATAGCCTCAGTACGGTAGAGCTCAATCAGTGGTTGGCGCTGTATTATCCATCGAATCCGTCTTACGGCATCTGGCAATATGTCACCAGCATGTTTATGCATGGCGGAGTGATGCATATTTTATTCAATATGCTGGGTTTGTGGATGTTTGGTACGGCATTGGAATCGATCTGGGGTACGCGCAAATTCTTATTCTTCTATTTTGCGGCCGGCATTGGTGCTGGCATTATTTACACCTTGGTGAATTACTTTCAGTTTACCGCCGACTTTGATCAGCTCCGGGCGATTGGCATGGGTGCGCTGGAGATTCAGCAGATTCTGGATACGGGGAGTTATAATGCCAATATCAGCGGACTCTCTTCCGAGATGTTGCTGGAGTTTTATATGACCTACCACACTCCGGTATTAGGGGCTTCTGGAGCCATCTACGGAGTGCTGGTCGCCTTTGCCATTACTTATCCCAATAGCAAATTAATGCTGCTGTTTCTGCCGTTTCCGATTGCCGCGAAGTATTTTGTACCGGCGATTTTGATGATTGATTTATTCTCCGGCGTGACCGGCTTCTCAATCTTTGGCGCGGGGATTGCGCACTTTGCACATTTGGGTGGTGCGCTAATTGGCTTCCTACTGATGATGTTGAGGCGCAATAAAGCCTGAAAAATCTGGCCCTAATAATCTCATTAGGGCCAGACCACTAAGCCTTATCGGAAGTTACTGTATAGGTGTTCAACCCAACCCAAGCGGGAATTGAAATCAGCCATATGCCCCAGCAGTGGCTGAGGAATAGTTTCTGGCCAAACCGAGCCATAACCTTTTGGCATCAGCAGTGGCGCTAATAAAGAGGCAACTGCCAAATCCGCGCGAGTAAAAGTGTCCGCTACTAAAAACTCATTATCACCCAGCGTTTCGTGAATATTATTAAGCGCCACTTCAATTTGGCCAACGGCTTGTCTGGCCGTATCATCATTAATATTCATCATCTCGCGCATGGCTTCTGCCATTTTCGGATACGCAAACTTCACCATCATCGTGCCATACCAAGGGCCATCCTGGGATAACATCTGTACCGAGGTATCTTTATGCTCCAGCATTGTGTGATACCACAACAGGCGCACTGGCGGGCCGATTTCGCGATCCGCGTAAGACTCCCAAGCCATCGCCAGTTTACGGGCATCAG harbors:
- a CDS encoding rhomboid family intramembrane serine protease, which codes for MNRMTPAVTVLIAINVVMFGLNSLSTVELNQWLALYYPSNPSYGIWQYVTSMFMHGGVMHILFNMLGLWMFGTALESIWGTRKFLFFYFAAGIGAGIIYTLVNYFQFTADFDQLRAIGMGALEIQQILDTGSYNANISGLSSEMLLEFYMTYHTPVLGASGAIYGVLVAFAITYPNSKLMLLFLPFPIAAKYFVPAILMIDLFSGVTGFSIFGAGIAHFAHLGGALIGFLLMMLRRNKA
- a CDS encoding MATE family efflux transporter: MPTTTNRIPGDTPFNRIAELRSIAVIALPIILAQLLQMGMGVIDTVMAGRIDALSIAAIALGSSLWFFVALLGIGVMLALSPIIAQHIGANNHPLIREELRQGIWLALTVGVFQVAIVLSLVYVMPLIGVEEEIIPAATDYIHWVAWSLPFNCLYLVPRSFNEANGNTMPILWIQIIILPVNIVGNYLLMYGNFGFPEMGASGAALSTGIAQLLGCVMLYTYTLRTSRYEDYNLRKRMTGPDWKHIYQTFKLGFPIAISMGMEVGLFTATALLMGRFGVEAAAGHQIALNIASIAFMIPLGVSMALTVRIGQATGAGNRLTARKRGQLGILLCGAICTASALVLWLFGSMLAGLYTDEMAVVSIASQLLIFAALFQIVDGLQIGAVGVLRGLKDTKIPMLIAIFCYWVVGMGTALNFGIGQNMGPAGLWMGLVAGLAVAAIAMNIRFHLITRSAIDTPAVSA
- a CDS encoding glutathione S-transferase family protein — translated: MAAAPSAWYNIIPIPQVSESVIMLKLYQFPVSHYCEKVRWALELKDLPYRKVNLLPGPHVKKAKALAATSELPILEHKSHIVQGSREIITHLDNQFSRRPLTPEHPDARKLAMAWESYADREIGPPVRLLWYHTMLEHKDTSVQMLSQDGPWYGTMMVKFAYPKMAEAMREMMNINDDTARQAVGQIEVALNNIHETLGDNEFLVADTFTRADLAVASLLAPLLMPKGYGSVWPETIPQPLLGHMADFNSRLGWVEHLYSNFR